The following are from one region of the Takifugu rubripes chromosome 12, fTakRub1.2, whole genome shotgun sequence genome:
- the LOC101077719 gene encoding ankyrin repeat and IBR domain-containing protein 1-like isoform X2, with the protein MGNTATKFRKALVGGDEGLAWQLYEGNPQFREGLDPNASYGEQYQHNTALHYICRHAMTRLLRSFLFSKEGNPNKRNVHNETCLHVLCQGPQILLLSEGALSPRLARPQRDEQRRAECLQMILSWTGARLEGGQYEKANVNATDNHNSTCMHYAAAAGMKICVELLIQSEADLFVEDEEKLTPCDHAERHHHTELALSLESQMVFSSSSCRQSNADTHSESTLLQYKEPYEGLKLQDLRRLKDMLIVETADMLQAPLFTAEALLRAHDWDREKLLEAWMLDADGCCQRSGVAMPTPPPCGYNAWDTLPSPRTPKTPRSPLTLTLTSPTDSCLTPGEEGLSACGICLCSISVFEDPVDMSCGHEFCRACWEGFLNVKIQEGDAHNIFCPAYECYQLVPVHVIESVVSREMDQRYLQFDIKAFVENNPAIRWCPAARCERAVRLTRPGPGDSDPQSFPLLPSPAVDCGKGHLFCWECLGEAHEPCDCQTWRNWLQKVKEMKPEELAGVGEAYEDAANCLWLLTNSKPCANCKSPIQKNEGCNHMQCAKCKYDFCWICLEEWKKHSSSTGGYYRCTRYEVIQQLEEQSKEMTEEAEKKHKSFQELDRFMHYYTRFKNHEHSYELEQKLLKTAKEKMEQLSRAFICREATPPDTRFIEDGVCELLKTRRILKCSYPYGFFLQQGSTQKEIFELMQTDLEMVVEDLAQKVNRPYLRTPCHKIISAARLVQQKRQEFLASVARGVAPNDSPEPPRRNYPGGSWDWEYLGFASPEMGSRHSVLGAGERDRQSQEYRRRHRPRRRGDMLSLHSLRSSSNTPETSRRSDNTEAPERGEGRRRALGSLDEDDPNILLAIQLSLQESRRDQGLDDCLVRGLEGRVELERGVDRGHERSGHLGHLGDVPLHSLATDIPAGARGASFTTSLSDPPRPPNRTDSNYQSPRSTSLPPPPPTLSAELLELGDSLMKLGNITTTNDLDSHAQVQRCSHHVHSTPAGPYNIEPAYSNCSHRPEENAQSSPYALDHLAITDPCFSSKEQGYRHATGYMVEADRNQNLAQPSSYMQEHAAVCDRTAKPDSSYSHLQEHSSSNPQGRPAAYGLKRPSKPDLQPPAQLCLLSPELEPEHLLSPVIPRGGPFSPNDPQSLESLDPAASAQLLDNIMAWFNNNINPQNNPQSLALIPSPPTTESDSSPDTHTEAESKSQASREVTPVPIWQPLEGEPEADTGSSSPCPGALGVEGPKTSRPSSLDLENKKAVEEGGEGRCVAELSLDEAYTHTHSHPHCGNSPAHTATATERDLAFNPQLEGGRSPEEWEEQVHLV; encoded by the exons GTCTTTCCTGTTCAGTAAAGAGGGGAATCCCAACAAGCGTAATGTGCACAACGAAACGTGCCTCCACGTGCTGTGCCAAGGACCGCAGATACTGCTGTTGTCAGAAGGAGCGCTGTCACCGCGACTGGCCCGACCCCAGAGGGACGAGCAGCGTCGTGCAGAGTGTCTGCAG ATGATCCTGAGCTGGACGGGTGCCAGACTGGAGGGAGGCCAGTATGAGAAGGCCAATGTCAACGCCACCGACAATCACAACAGCACCTGCATGCACTATGCTGCTGCCGCGGGCATGAAgatatgtgtggag CTGCTGATTCAGAGCGAAGCAGACCTTTTCGTTGAGGATGAGGAAAAGCTGACGCCGTGTGACCATGCCGAACGCCATCACCACACTGAGCTGGCCCTGAGCCTGGAGTCACAGAtggttttttcctcctcatcctgtcGGCAGTcaaacgcagacacacacagtgaaaGCACCCTGCTGCAATACAAGGAG CCTTACGAGGGGCTAAAGCTTCAGGACCTGCGCAGGCTAAAGGACATGCTGATTGTAGAGACGGCAGACATGCTGCAAGCGCCCCTCTTCACTGCTGAGGCCCTGCTCCGAGCACATG atTGGGACAGGGAAAAGCTCCTGGAAGCCTGGATGTTGGATGCAGATGGCTGCTGCCAGCGTTCAGGCGTGGCGATGCCCACCCCGCCGCCCTGCGGGTACAACGCTTGGGACACGCTGCCTTCGCCTCGCACCCCCAAGACGCCGCGGTCACCTCTGACTCTCACACTCACTTCTCCAACCGACAGCTGCCTCACACCTGGGGAGGAAGGCCTGTCCGCG TGTGGAATCTGTCTCTGCTCTATCTCGGTGTTTGAAGATCCAGTGGACATGTCCTGTGGACACGAGTTCTGCAGAGCATGCTGGGAGGGGTTCCTCAACGTCAAGATTCAGGAAGGTGATGCTCATAATATCTTCTGCCCAGCCTACGAGTGCTATCAGTTGGTGCCAGTGCACGTGATTGAGAGCGTGGTTTCCAGAGAGATGGACCAACGCTATTTGCAATTTGACATCAAG gCTTTTGTAGAGAACAATCCTGCCATTCGATGGTGTCCCGCAGCACGATGTGAGCGGGCGGTGCGACTAACCCGACCAGGCCCTGGTGACAGTGACCCCCAGAGTTTCCCCCTGCTGCCGTCCCCAGCCGTCGATTGTGGCAAAGGTCACCTCTTCTGCTG GGAGTGCCTTGGTGAAGCCCATGAACCTTGTGACTGTCAGACGTGGAGAAACTGGCTCCAGAAAGTCAAAGAGATGAAACCTGAGGAGT TGGCAGGTGTTGGCGAGGCCTATGAAGATGCAGCTAACTGCCTCTGGCTGCTGACCAACTCCAAACCATGTGCCAACTGCAAGTCACCCATTCAGAAGAATGAGGGCTGCAACCATATGCAGTGTGCCAAG TGCAAGTATGACTTCTGCTGGATCTGCCTGGAAGAGTGGAAGAAGCATAGCTCCTCAACAGGTGGCTATTACCGCTGTACTCGCTATGAAGTCATCCAGCAGCTAGAAGAGCAATCCAAGGAGATGACCGAAGAG GCAGAAAAGAAGCACAAAAGTTTTCAGGAGCTGGACCGTTTCATGCACTATTATACTCGCTTCAAGAACCATGAACACAGTTATGAG CTGGAGCAGAAACTGCTAAAAACAGCCAAGGAGAAGATGGAACAGCTGAGCAGAGCCTTCATTTGCC GTGAAGCTACTCCTCCGGACACGCGGTTTATTGAGGATGGTGTTTGTGAGCTGCTGAAGACGCGACGTATCCTCAAGTGCTCTTACCCCTATGGCTTCTTCTTGCAGCAAGGCAGCACTCAGAAAGAGATATTTGAGCTAATGCAG ACCGACCTAGAGATGGTCGTGGAGGACCTGGCGCAGAAGGTCAACCGGCCGTACTTGAGAACACCGTGCCACAAGATAATCAGCGCCGCTCGCCTGGTGCAACAGAAGAGACAGGAATTCCTAGCATCAGTGGCCCGTGGCGTCGCTCCCAACGACTCTCCCGAACCTCCACGCAGAAA TTATCCTGGTGGATCATGGGACTGGGAATACCTGGGATTTGCCTCTCCTGAG ATGGGAAGTCGCCATTCTGTACTGGGCGCAGGAGAAAGAGACAGGCAGTCACAG GAGTACCGTCGCAGGCACCGGCCACGGCGCAGAGGAGACATGCTGAGTCTGCACAGCCttagaagcagcagcaacaccccAGAGACCAGCAGGCGGAGTGACAACACAG AAGCTCCGGAGAGAGGAGAAGGCCGCAGGCGAGCACTAGGTTCACTGGATGAAGATGATCCAAATATCCTCCTGGCCATTCAGCTGTCGCTTCAGGAGTCACGCCGAGACCAGGGTCTGGACGACTGCCTGGTTAGAGGGCTGgaggggagagtggagctggagcGTGGAGTGGACCGAGGACATGAGAGATCGGGTCACCTGGGACACCTGGGTGACGTTCCGTTGCATTCGCTCGCCACAGACATTCCTGCAGGAGCCAGAGGCGCCTCTTTCACAACCTCTCTCTCTGATCCTCCTCGACCCCCTAACAGAACAGACTCCAATTACCAGTCCCCTCGCTCCACTTCACTCCCACCGCCACCTCCCACTCTCAgcgcagagctgctggagcttgGGGACAGCCTTATGAAATTAGGGAACATAACCACTACTAATGACCTGGATTCACATGCACAAGTGCAGCGCTGCTCCCACCACGTACACAGCACACCAGCTGGCCCTTATAATATCGAACCTGCTTACAGCAACTGCAGCCATAGACCAGAAGAGAATGCACAGAGCAGTCCTTACGCGCTCGATCACCTCGCCATCACCGATCCTTGCTTTTCCAGCAAAGAGCAAGGTTACCGTCATGCCACTGGTTACATGGTCGAGGCGGACCGCAATCAAAATCTAGCCCAACCAAGTTCGTATATGCAGGAGCATGCAGCTGTGTGTGACAGGACTGCTAAACCAGACAGCTCTTACAGCCACTTACAGGAACACAGTAGCTCTAACCCTCAGGGGCGTCCTGCTGCCTACGGTCTCAAACGGCCATCCAAACCAGACCTACAGCCTCCTGCCCAGTTGTGCCTCCTGTCTCCAGAGCTCGAGCCGGAGCATCTGCTTTCACCCGTGATCCCGCGGGGGGGTCCTTTCTCCCCCAATGACCCTCAGAGTTTGGAATCCTTGGACCCCGCAGCTAGCGCCCAGCTGTTGGACAACATCATGGCCTGGTTTAACAACAACATCAACCCCCAAAACAACCCTCAGAGCCTTGCCCTGATCCCTTCACCGCCCACAACAGAAAGCGACTCgtcccccgacacacacactgaagctgAGTCCAAGAGCCAGGCCTCCAGGGAGGTGACCCCTGTCCCAATCTGGCAGCCCCTGGAGGGTGAGCCAGAAGCAGACACGGGGTCTTCAAGTCCCTGTCCAGGTGCTCTGGGTGTGGAGGGTCCAAAGACTTCAAGGCCCAGCAGTCTGgacctggaaaacaaaaaggccGTGGAAGAGGGTGGAGAAGGAAGATGTGTTGCTGAACTGTCGCTGGACGaagcgtacacacacacacattcacaccccCATTGCGGAAACAGTCCTGCGCACACTGCCACCGCCACAGAACGAGATTTAGCATTCAACCCTCAGCTGGAGGGGGGGCGGTCCCCTGAAGAGTGGGAGGAACAAGTACACCTGGTCTGA
- the LOC101077719 gene encoding ankyrin repeat and IBR domain-containing protein 1-like isoform X1 has product MGNTATKFRKALVGGDEGLAWQLYEGNPQFREGLDPNASYGEQYQHNTALHYICRHAMTRLLRSFLFSKEGNPNKRNVHNETCLHVLCQGPQILLLSEGALSPRLARPQRDEQRRAECLQMILSWTGARLEGGQYEKANVNATDNHNSTCMHYAAAAGMKICVELLIQSEADLFVEDEEKLTPCDHAERHHHTELALSLESQMVFSSSSCRQSNADTHSESTLLQYKEPYEGLKLQDLRRLKDMLIVETADMLQAPLFTAEALLRAHDWDREKLLEAWMLDADGCCQRSGVAMPTPPPCGYNAWDTLPSPRTPKTPRSPLTLTLTSPTDSCLTPGEEGLSACGICLCSISVFEDPVDMSCGHEFCRACWEGFLNVKIQEGDAHNIFCPAYECYQLVPVHVIESVVSREMDQRYLQFDIKAFVENNPAIRWCPAARCERAVRLTRPGPGDSDPQSFPLLPSPAVDCGKGHLFCWECLGEAHEPCDCQTWRNWLQKVKEMKPEELAGVGEAYEDAANCLWLLTNSKPCANCKSPIQKNEGCNHMQCAKCKYDFCWICLEEWKKHSSSTGGYYRCTRYEVIQQLEEQSKEMTEEAEKKHKSFQELDRFMHYYTRFKNHEHSYELEQKLLKTAKEKMEQLSRAFICRRSLTYSEATPPDTRFIEDGVCELLKTRRILKCSYPYGFFLQQGSTQKEIFELMQTDLEMVVEDLAQKVNRPYLRTPCHKIISAARLVQQKRQEFLASVARGVAPNDSPEPPRRNYPGGSWDWEYLGFASPEMGSRHSVLGAGERDRQSQEYRRRHRPRRRGDMLSLHSLRSSSNTPETSRRSDNTEAPERGEGRRRALGSLDEDDPNILLAIQLSLQESRRDQGLDDCLVRGLEGRVELERGVDRGHERSGHLGHLGDVPLHSLATDIPAGARGASFTTSLSDPPRPPNRTDSNYQSPRSTSLPPPPPTLSAELLELGDSLMKLGNITTTNDLDSHAQVQRCSHHVHSTPAGPYNIEPAYSNCSHRPEENAQSSPYALDHLAITDPCFSSKEQGYRHATGYMVEADRNQNLAQPSSYMQEHAAVCDRTAKPDSSYSHLQEHSSSNPQGRPAAYGLKRPSKPDLQPPAQLCLLSPELEPEHLLSPVIPRGGPFSPNDPQSLESLDPAASAQLLDNIMAWFNNNINPQNNPQSLALIPSPPTTESDSSPDTHTEAESKSQASREVTPVPIWQPLEGEPEADTGSSSPCPGALGVEGPKTSRPSSLDLENKKAVEEGGEGRCVAELSLDEAYTHTHSHPHCGNSPAHTATATERDLAFNPQLEGGRSPEEWEEQVHLV; this is encoded by the exons GTCTTTCCTGTTCAGTAAAGAGGGGAATCCCAACAAGCGTAATGTGCACAACGAAACGTGCCTCCACGTGCTGTGCCAAGGACCGCAGATACTGCTGTTGTCAGAAGGAGCGCTGTCACCGCGACTGGCCCGACCCCAGAGGGACGAGCAGCGTCGTGCAGAGTGTCTGCAG ATGATCCTGAGCTGGACGGGTGCCAGACTGGAGGGAGGCCAGTATGAGAAGGCCAATGTCAACGCCACCGACAATCACAACAGCACCTGCATGCACTATGCTGCTGCCGCGGGCATGAAgatatgtgtggag CTGCTGATTCAGAGCGAAGCAGACCTTTTCGTTGAGGATGAGGAAAAGCTGACGCCGTGTGACCATGCCGAACGCCATCACCACACTGAGCTGGCCCTGAGCCTGGAGTCACAGAtggttttttcctcctcatcctgtcGGCAGTcaaacgcagacacacacagtgaaaGCACCCTGCTGCAATACAAGGAG CCTTACGAGGGGCTAAAGCTTCAGGACCTGCGCAGGCTAAAGGACATGCTGATTGTAGAGACGGCAGACATGCTGCAAGCGCCCCTCTTCACTGCTGAGGCCCTGCTCCGAGCACATG atTGGGACAGGGAAAAGCTCCTGGAAGCCTGGATGTTGGATGCAGATGGCTGCTGCCAGCGTTCAGGCGTGGCGATGCCCACCCCGCCGCCCTGCGGGTACAACGCTTGGGACACGCTGCCTTCGCCTCGCACCCCCAAGACGCCGCGGTCACCTCTGACTCTCACACTCACTTCTCCAACCGACAGCTGCCTCACACCTGGGGAGGAAGGCCTGTCCGCG TGTGGAATCTGTCTCTGCTCTATCTCGGTGTTTGAAGATCCAGTGGACATGTCCTGTGGACACGAGTTCTGCAGAGCATGCTGGGAGGGGTTCCTCAACGTCAAGATTCAGGAAGGTGATGCTCATAATATCTTCTGCCCAGCCTACGAGTGCTATCAGTTGGTGCCAGTGCACGTGATTGAGAGCGTGGTTTCCAGAGAGATGGACCAACGCTATTTGCAATTTGACATCAAG gCTTTTGTAGAGAACAATCCTGCCATTCGATGGTGTCCCGCAGCACGATGTGAGCGGGCGGTGCGACTAACCCGACCAGGCCCTGGTGACAGTGACCCCCAGAGTTTCCCCCTGCTGCCGTCCCCAGCCGTCGATTGTGGCAAAGGTCACCTCTTCTGCTG GGAGTGCCTTGGTGAAGCCCATGAACCTTGTGACTGTCAGACGTGGAGAAACTGGCTCCAGAAAGTCAAAGAGATGAAACCTGAGGAGT TGGCAGGTGTTGGCGAGGCCTATGAAGATGCAGCTAACTGCCTCTGGCTGCTGACCAACTCCAAACCATGTGCCAACTGCAAGTCACCCATTCAGAAGAATGAGGGCTGCAACCATATGCAGTGTGCCAAG TGCAAGTATGACTTCTGCTGGATCTGCCTGGAAGAGTGGAAGAAGCATAGCTCCTCAACAGGTGGCTATTACCGCTGTACTCGCTATGAAGTCATCCAGCAGCTAGAAGAGCAATCCAAGGAGATGACCGAAGAG GCAGAAAAGAAGCACAAAAGTTTTCAGGAGCTGGACCGTTTCATGCACTATTATACTCGCTTCAAGAACCATGAACACAGTTATGAG CTGGAGCAGAAACTGCTAAAAACAGCCAAGGAGAAGATGGAACAGCTGAGCAGAGCCTTCATTTGCCGTAGGTCTCTCACATACA GTGAAGCTACTCCTCCGGACACGCGGTTTATTGAGGATGGTGTTTGTGAGCTGCTGAAGACGCGACGTATCCTCAAGTGCTCTTACCCCTATGGCTTCTTCTTGCAGCAAGGCAGCACTCAGAAAGAGATATTTGAGCTAATGCAG ACCGACCTAGAGATGGTCGTGGAGGACCTGGCGCAGAAGGTCAACCGGCCGTACTTGAGAACACCGTGCCACAAGATAATCAGCGCCGCTCGCCTGGTGCAACAGAAGAGACAGGAATTCCTAGCATCAGTGGCCCGTGGCGTCGCTCCCAACGACTCTCCCGAACCTCCACGCAGAAA TTATCCTGGTGGATCATGGGACTGGGAATACCTGGGATTTGCCTCTCCTGAG ATGGGAAGTCGCCATTCTGTACTGGGCGCAGGAGAAAGAGACAGGCAGTCACAG GAGTACCGTCGCAGGCACCGGCCACGGCGCAGAGGAGACATGCTGAGTCTGCACAGCCttagaagcagcagcaacaccccAGAGACCAGCAGGCGGAGTGACAACACAG AAGCTCCGGAGAGAGGAGAAGGCCGCAGGCGAGCACTAGGTTCACTGGATGAAGATGATCCAAATATCCTCCTGGCCATTCAGCTGTCGCTTCAGGAGTCACGCCGAGACCAGGGTCTGGACGACTGCCTGGTTAGAGGGCTGgaggggagagtggagctggagcGTGGAGTGGACCGAGGACATGAGAGATCGGGTCACCTGGGACACCTGGGTGACGTTCCGTTGCATTCGCTCGCCACAGACATTCCTGCAGGAGCCAGAGGCGCCTCTTTCACAACCTCTCTCTCTGATCCTCCTCGACCCCCTAACAGAACAGACTCCAATTACCAGTCCCCTCGCTCCACTTCACTCCCACCGCCACCTCCCACTCTCAgcgcagagctgctggagcttgGGGACAGCCTTATGAAATTAGGGAACATAACCACTACTAATGACCTGGATTCACATGCACAAGTGCAGCGCTGCTCCCACCACGTACACAGCACACCAGCTGGCCCTTATAATATCGAACCTGCTTACAGCAACTGCAGCCATAGACCAGAAGAGAATGCACAGAGCAGTCCTTACGCGCTCGATCACCTCGCCATCACCGATCCTTGCTTTTCCAGCAAAGAGCAAGGTTACCGTCATGCCACTGGTTACATGGTCGAGGCGGACCGCAATCAAAATCTAGCCCAACCAAGTTCGTATATGCAGGAGCATGCAGCTGTGTGTGACAGGACTGCTAAACCAGACAGCTCTTACAGCCACTTACAGGAACACAGTAGCTCTAACCCTCAGGGGCGTCCTGCTGCCTACGGTCTCAAACGGCCATCCAAACCAGACCTACAGCCTCCTGCCCAGTTGTGCCTCCTGTCTCCAGAGCTCGAGCCGGAGCATCTGCTTTCACCCGTGATCCCGCGGGGGGGTCCTTTCTCCCCCAATGACCCTCAGAGTTTGGAATCCTTGGACCCCGCAGCTAGCGCCCAGCTGTTGGACAACATCATGGCCTGGTTTAACAACAACATCAACCCCCAAAACAACCCTCAGAGCCTTGCCCTGATCCCTTCACCGCCCACAACAGAAAGCGACTCgtcccccgacacacacactgaagctgAGTCCAAGAGCCAGGCCTCCAGGGAGGTGACCCCTGTCCCAATCTGGCAGCCCCTGGAGGGTGAGCCAGAAGCAGACACGGGGTCTTCAAGTCCCTGTCCAGGTGCTCTGGGTGTGGAGGGTCCAAAGACTTCAAGGCCCAGCAGTCTGgacctggaaaacaaaaaggccGTGGAAGAGGGTGGAGAAGGAAGATGTGTTGCTGAACTGTCGCTGGACGaagcgtacacacacacacattcacaccccCATTGCGGAAACAGTCCTGCGCACACTGCCACCGCCACAGAACGAGATTTAGCATTCAACCCTCAGCTGGAGGGGGGGCGGTCCCCTGAAGAGTGGGAGGAACAAGTACACCTGGTCTGA